The following coding sequences lie in one Numida meleagris isolate 19003 breed g44 Domestic line chromosome Z, NumMel1.0, whole genome shotgun sequence genomic window:
- the IDNK gene encoding probable gluconokinase isoform X1, which translates to MPAPSRQAAPLPQQRGARAARRGGSASTCSREPFEYTGQRTTVGSRLAAKLGWKFYDADDYHSPENKKKMAAGIPLNDEDRIPWLCALHDMLRREESSGQDAVLACSALKKIYRHLLVSGASAIENNQSEKAGETAALKILFVHLDGPTDLIACRLEKRRGHFMPVKLLQSQFDALEPPTAPENFITVSLEKSLPEIVLEIEKAIFSG; encoded by the exons ATGCCGGCGCCCAGCCGCCAGGCGGCACCGCTCCCGCAGCAACGCGGCGCTCGGGCGGCACGGCGGGGCGGCAGCGCCAGCACGTGCTCTCGGGAGCCCTTTGAATACACGGGGCAGAG AACCACGGTTGGGTCGCGTTTGGCAGCAAAG ctggGATGGAAATTCTATGATGCCGATGACTATCATTCTccagagaataaaaagaagatgGCAGCAGGAATACCACTAAATGATGAG gaCAGAATTCCGTGGCTTTGTGCATTGCATGATATGCTAAGGAG AGAAGAATCATCTGGACAAGATGCAGTTCTGGCCTGTTCGGCACTGAAGAAAATCTATAGACATTTATTAGTTAGTGGAGCATCTGCAATTGAAAACAACCAGtcagagaaagcaggagaaactGCAGCACTGAAGATCCTCTTTGTTCATCTGGATGGTCCTACAGACCTCATTGCTTGCcgcctggagaagaggagaggacATTTCATGCCGGTGAAACTACTCCAGTCTCAGTTCGATGCTCTGGAGCCTCCTACAGCACCAGAAAACTTCATTACTGTCAGTCtagaaaaatctcttcctgAGATAGTGCTGGAGATTGAGAAAGCCATTTTTTCAGGGTGA
- the IDNK gene encoding probable gluconokinase isoform X2 produces MVLVVLMGVSGSGKTTVGSRLAAKLGWKFYDADDYHSPENKKKMAAGIPLNDEDRIPWLCALHDMLRREESSGQDAVLACSALKKIYRHLLVSGASAIENNQSEKAGETAALKILFVHLDGPTDLIACRLEKRRGHFMPVKLLQSQFDALEPPTAPENFITVSLEKSLPEIVLEIEKAIFSG; encoded by the exons atggtgctggtggtgctCATGGGCGTGAGCGGCTCGGGGAA AACCACGGTTGGGTCGCGTTTGGCAGCAAAG ctggGATGGAAATTCTATGATGCCGATGACTATCATTCTccagagaataaaaagaagatgGCAGCAGGAATACCACTAAATGATGAG gaCAGAATTCCGTGGCTTTGTGCATTGCATGATATGCTAAGGAG AGAAGAATCATCTGGACAAGATGCAGTTCTGGCCTGTTCGGCACTGAAGAAAATCTATAGACATTTATTAGTTAGTGGAGCATCTGCAATTGAAAACAACCAGtcagagaaagcaggagaaactGCAGCACTGAAGATCCTCTTTGTTCATCTGGATGGTCCTACAGACCTCATTGCTTGCcgcctggagaagaggagaggacATTTCATGCCGGTGAAACTACTCCAGTCTCAGTTCGATGCTCTGGAGCCTCCTACAGCACCAGAAAACTTCATTACTGTCAGTCtagaaaaatctcttcctgAGATAGTGCTGGAGATTGAGAAAGCCATTTTTTCAGGGTGA
- the IDNK gene encoding probable gluconokinase isoform X3 translates to MLGWKFYDADDYHSPENKKKMAAGIPLNDEDRIPWLCALHDMLRREESSGQDAVLACSALKKIYRHLLVSGASAIENNQSEKAGETAALKILFVHLDGPTDLIACRLEKRRGHFMPVKLLQSQFDALEPPTAPENFITVSLEKSLPEIVLEIEKAIFSG, encoded by the exons ATG ctggGATGGAAATTCTATGATGCCGATGACTATCATTCTccagagaataaaaagaagatgGCAGCAGGAATACCACTAAATGATGAG gaCAGAATTCCGTGGCTTTGTGCATTGCATGATATGCTAAGGAG AGAAGAATCATCTGGACAAGATGCAGTTCTGGCCTGTTCGGCACTGAAGAAAATCTATAGACATTTATTAGTTAGTGGAGCATCTGCAATTGAAAACAACCAGtcagagaaagcaggagaaactGCAGCACTGAAGATCCTCTTTGTTCATCTGGATGGTCCTACAGACCTCATTGCTTGCcgcctggagaagaggagaggacATTTCATGCCGGTGAAACTACTCCAGTCTCAGTTCGATGCTCTGGAGCCTCCTACAGCACCAGAAAACTTCATTACTGTCAGTCtagaaaaatctcttcctgAGATAGTGCTGGAGATTGAGAAAGCCATTTTTTCAGGGTGA
- the IDNK gene encoding probable gluconokinase isoform X4 yields the protein MAAGIPLNDEDRIPWLCALHDMLRREESSGQDAVLACSALKKIYRHLLVSGASAIENNQSEKAGETAALKILFVHLDGPTDLIACRLEKRRGHFMPVKLLQSQFDALEPPTAPENFITVSLEKSLPEIVLEIEKAIFSG from the exons atgGCAGCAGGAATACCACTAAATGATGAG gaCAGAATTCCGTGGCTTTGTGCATTGCATGATATGCTAAGGAG AGAAGAATCATCTGGACAAGATGCAGTTCTGGCCTGTTCGGCACTGAAGAAAATCTATAGACATTTATTAGTTAGTGGAGCATCTGCAATTGAAAACAACCAGtcagagaaagcaggagaaactGCAGCACTGAAGATCCTCTTTGTTCATCTGGATGGTCCTACAGACCTCATTGCTTGCcgcctggagaagaggagaggacATTTCATGCCGGTGAAACTACTCCAGTCTCAGTTCGATGCTCTGGAGCCTCCTACAGCACCAGAAAACTTCATTACTGTCAGTCtagaaaaatctcttcctgAGATAGTGCTGGAGATTGAGAAAGCCATTTTTTCAGGGTGA